CTGGCTTTGCCTACCGCCGCCACTATGAGACCTTCCTCCAGAGGTGATTATGGCTCTGAGCTGGTCCTGCCTGGCTCGGAGCTGGTCCTGCCTGGCTCGGAGCTGGTCCTGCCTGGCTCGGAGCTGGTCCTGCCTCTATCAGGCTTGAATGTCGTTCTCTGACATTATAGGTTTATTCAATGGCAGATTCATGACTTATGTTAGAAAATCAGTACACCTGCAAGTGACTAATCTCCACAACTGTTCAGTTAGTGATATAAcctaaatgtaatatttttcatATAATATaccagtgtctctgtgtgttgttttgtCCGTCCCTGGCAGGTATAAGTCCCTGTGCCCGGAGACCTGGCCTAGCTGGCAGGGCAAGCTGGCAGACGGAGTCTCCACACTGGTCAAACACCTGGGTTACAAACCTGAGGAGTACAAGCTGGGCAGGTGAGACCCTTATCCGGTGACAACAGTCAAGGCggtacgcaacacacacacacacacacacacacacgtgttaatTCTAGTGAACTACAGTACATGCATCTCCCATTTGTTTATCTACATCCCATCTCCCTAACGACTTCAGTGCCCACTTAGTGCTGATCTAATCCCATAACTGTGTCTACTCTCTGGGAAAGGCTTAAGTGACCAAAGTCAATTATTTCGTCAGGGCTGAACTAAATCCCCCCCATGGTGCTGAACACGCTCAGACTGCCCCTGTGTGTTGTATAAAGACAcactgccagcttagtggagctCCGTTTTCTTTCCAGATCCAAAATCTTCATCCGTTTTCCAAAGACTCTGTTCGCCACGGAGGACGCGCTAGAAACGAGGAAACACAGCCTTGGTGAGCGAGAGAGTCACGTATCACATGGTCTTACTTGATACCCATCAcctgctgtctgtctggactGTCGTCTCTCTGCGACGATAGAGTAAGTAGAGTATCTGAACACTCTGAAcatcttttgtctctctctcttcagccaACAAACTGCAGGCATCCTGGAAGGGCTACAGCCAGAAGACCAAATACCGCAAACTCAGATCATCAGGTAGGAGGGCTTCTCTTCTCCCCTACGTCTATAGACCCATGTGTCATCAAGCATATACTTCCTCTATATTCACCGTGCGTGTCTATTCGATTACGCTCGTCTTGTTCAGTTGGACGACGGATGTTGTAttaagcgtctcagagtaggagcgcTGACTTGGGATCAGTTTTGCGGTTGTTTTTTTCGATGGCAAGGAATAAGATTGCTTTTGACAGAATCAGCACTGCTTCTCTGAGACACTTGATACGGGCCTAGGTCTCGATTCTCTCTTCCAATGGATCTGGATGAACTTTGTTAAATAATAAGTAGGTTGGTAAATTGTGTGTCCCTTTCCAGCGGTGGTGGTCCAGGCGTGGTGGAAGGGCATCCTGGCCTGTAGGAGGGCACGGCGTAGAAGGGAGGCCGCCAACACCATCCGCAGGTGAGGCTCTTCTGGACACaagatttatttaactaggatgGTGAGAGAAGGTTCTTGAATATTCATTAGATTGCCCTTattgtcagtggtgtaaagtacttaagtaaaaaatacttttaagtactGAAGTTGTTTTTTTGGGGTGTCTGTACTCTACTTGActctttatatttttgacaagttTTACTTATACTCAGCttcattcctgaagaaaataatgtactttttactcctttcattttccctgacacccaaaagtactcgttaaattttgaatgcttagcaggacaggaagattgtccctggtcatccctactgcctctgatctggtagactcactaaacacacatgctttgtttgtaaattatgtctgagttgaactgtgaccctggctatccgtaaataaaaaattGCGTcgtggtttgcttaatataagacattttaagttatttatatttttacttttgatatatttgtacattttaaaaccaaatacttttagacttttactcaagtagtattttgctgggtgacttttacttgagtcattttcactGCTTTCGGCTCAATGGGTTCCCTTGGACTACTGAAGTTATATACGGGTTCTATTCATATGGAGAAACTTGTGGAAAGCATTTACCTAGACAATATCCACTGATGTTTTGGACACCTATGGTATTTGCAGTGTTGTGTGTGGATGTATAGAAGTTCTTATCCATTTGTTGATTCATGTGTGCAGGAGTGTttacaaagctctctctctctcgctctgcctctctctcgctcaggttCATCAAGGGCTTCATCTACCGCCATAATGAGCGTTGTCCTGAGAATGAGTACTTCCTGGATTATGTGCGCTACTCCTTCCTGATGAAGCTGCGCAGGAACCTCCCCAAGACGGTCCTGGACAAGAGCTGGCCCACGCCCCCGACCGCCCTCATCGAGGTAACGCAACGTTACACGAGACACTGTGTAAAGTTGCACTCAGGCCCTACTTCCTGCTTTGGGGAACGTCCCGCGTCCCCCTTGCGCGTGCCACGTCTTTCTCTGGGGACAAGCAGtcttcatgacacaaactgttcacacccctcttgttgatggagagaacattttgcaggtTTAATGGTGATTTCTTTCTTTTAatgtccccttccctctcctcagtaTGCAGTCCCAGTGACCAAGTACGACAGGAAGGGTTACAAGACTAATAATGTCCCCTTCCCACTCCTCAGTATGCAGTCCCAGTGACCAAGTACGACAGGAAGGGTTACAAGACTAATAatgtccccttccctctcctcagtaTGCAGTCCCAGTGACCAAGTACGACAGGAAGGGTTACAAGACTAATAATGTCCCCTTCCCACTCCTCAGTATGCAGTCCCAGTGACCAAGTACGACAGGAAGGGTTACAAGGCGCGACCAAGGCAGCTGCTGCTCACCTCCAACAGTGCCGTCATCGTGGAGGAGGCCAAGCTCAAGCAGCGCATCGACTACGCCGCCCTcaaaggtcaggggtcacagGGTTCGGGGGAGaggatgggttggggtgtcaatgGCATTTCAATTGATGTTTTTGCTTACTTCTTAAATTGAATGAATTGAAATGGAGTTGTTTTCTGGGGTCCTTACAGAGGCCACACTGAGTTGGTCTGAGTGATGCTCATAGTTCTCCCATTGACCAtttctcttccctgtctctctcttgtcctcagGCATTTCAGTCAGCTCTCTCAGTGATGGTGTCTTCGTACTGCATGTGCCCACTGAAGACAAGAAACAGAAGGTGAGGCTGACCTCAGCTCCATCTTACGCAGTCATAACATGGTCATAACCCCATTACACACGGGTTATGACATACTTAACCAATGCCTGTTAGGTGaagtagcctgatcccagatctgtttgtgcggtcTTGCCAACACATATTGACATTGTCACGCCAAACACAAATCGACCTGGGACCCGGCTAGTAGTGAAGCTGTAGCTCTGTaactcctctcctgtctcctctggtCTGTAGGGAGATGTGGTGCTGCAGAGTGACCACATCATCGAGACCCTGACCAAAGTGGCCATCTGTGCTGACaaggtcaacagcatcaacaTCAACCAGGGAAGGTGAGTTGTTGCCCTGACACAGATACCCGGAACTAGATAAGCCGTATACCGTGTTAATCAGCGGAGTGTCCGCTTTCATTGAGAAATAGCTGTACGTTCCTAACATTTACAGTTCAGACTTTATAAATATGTAACACGCTCTTGACGCACGTGTTAAAGGGGCTCACAGGGAGCACTGCCATCAGTTGTCAGGACCTGAATTCATAGACACCAGTGATACATCACCATGCAATCTGATTAGTTTCATTTGATatcgtttttttttgggggggtgggtgggggggggggggggggggggtggctgtaAATGaactgcacctctctctctctctctctctctctcccagtataACTTTCACGATGGGCCAAGGTAGAGAAGGGATCATAGACTTCACCTC
This genomic interval from Oncorhynchus clarkii lewisi isolate Uvic-CL-2024 chromosome 27, UVic_Ocla_1.0, whole genome shotgun sequence contains the following:
- the LOC139385406 gene encoding unconventional myosin-Ic-like → MSPSHSSVCSPSDQYAVPVTKYDRKGYKARPRQLLLTSNSAVIVEEAKLKQRIDYAALKGISVSSLSDGVFVLHVPTEDKKQKGDVVLQSDHIIETLTKVAICADKVNSININQGSITFTMGQGREGIIDFTSGSELLVAKAKNGHLSVTAPRLNSR